The Streptomyces sp. M92 nucleotide sequence GCCCGGGCCCCGGCCCCGTGCTCCCGGACAGGATCGGACCACCCCCATGTCCCCGTCCACGCCTTCGTCCCCGGACCGGACCCCGGACGACTCCCTGCGGATCCACTTCGTCGGCAACGCGACGGTGCTGCTGCGCTACCGCGGGCTGAGCCTGCTCACCGATCCGAACCTCCTCCACCGCGGCGAACGCGCCCACCTCGGGTACGGACTGGTGAGCCGTCGCCTGACCGAGCCCGCGCTGGACCCCGGCGTGCTGCCGGGGCTCGACGCCGTGGTGCTGTCGCACCTGCACGGCGACCACTGGGACCGCAGGGCCCGGCGGTCGCTGTCGCGGTCGCTGCCGATCGTCACCACCCCGCACGCCTCCCGCCGGTTGCAGGGCGTGCACGGGTTCCACCGTGCCGTGGGGCTGTGCACCTGGCAGGAGGAGACCGTGCGGCACGCGGACGCGCGGGTGCGCATCACCGCGCTGCCCGGCCGGCACGCCGGGCACCCGGTGCTGCGGCGCCTGCTGCCGCCGGTGATGGGCAGCCTGCTGGAGTTCGGCCCGGCGGCGGGCCCCCCGCGGCACCGGCTCTACGTCTCCGGCGACACTCTGCTCTTCGACGGCCTGGACGAGATCGCCCGGCGCTTCCCGGACCTGGATCTGGCGGTGCTGCACCTGGGCGGGACGACGCTGCCGGGCGGCTTCGTGGTGACCATGGACGGGCGCCAGGGCGCGGAACTCGCCCGCCGTCTCGGCCCGCGCCTGATCCTGCCGGTGCACTACGACGACTACTCCGTCTTCCGCTCACCGCTCGACGCCTTCCTCGCCGAAGCCGACCGGAAGGGACTCGCCGACCGGCTCGTGCACTGCCGGCGCGGTCAGCGGGCCGTCCTGCGCCCCGACGGCGGCCCGCCCGTCGTGACGTGACGTGACGGGCGAACCGGCGGACCGCTCGCGCAGCGTGTCGACCGACTCGCCGGCGCTCCTCGGCAGCGGCCGGGCTGCCCGGCGGGTGACCGGCCGGAGGGCGGTGTCGCGGCGGTCGCCGGGAACGCTCGGCGCAGCGTGTCGACGGGCGTGACCGTGGTGGCCCGGAGGTCGGCCGGGGCGGCGCGGAGCAGGGCGGCGCCCCCCGGCCCCCCGGGTGCCGCGCTCCGCGACCGTCACCCGGAAAGCGCCGGTGCCGCACTCGATCCGGCACCCGCGGTGGGAAACGGTGGGCGGCAGCGTCTCCCCGACGCACATCGGCAGCGGGTCCGGCTGCCCGGCGGTGACCGGACGGCCGGAGGGCGGTGTCGCGGCAGTCGCCGGGAACGCGGCCACGGCGAGGGCGGACGACCCGGCAGAACCGCCGCGGGTCGC carries:
- a CDS encoding MBL fold metallo-hydrolase yields the protein MSPSTPSSPDRTPDDSLRIHFVGNATVLLRYRGLSLLTDPNLLHRGERAHLGYGLVSRRLTEPALDPGVLPGLDAVVLSHLHGDHWDRRARRSLSRSLPIVTTPHASRRLQGVHGFHRAVGLCTWQEETVRHADARVRITALPGRHAGHPVLRRLLPPVMGSLLEFGPAAGPPRHRLYVSGDTLLFDGLDEIARRFPDLDLAVLHLGGTTLPGGFVVTMDGRQGAELARRLGPRLILPVHYDDYSVFRSPLDAFLAEADRKGLADRLVHCRRGQRAVLRPDGGPPVVT